A section of the Plasmodium knowlesi strain H genome assembly, chromosome: 3 genome encodes:
- a CDS encoding erythrocyte vesicle protein 1, putative translates to MLNKVICFLAPFYLRAPYIIDLYDNFRPTVLHEGNRHSNHGRVLTEYVSSNFNEDRKSRQASGGLRGIREECFRESDQGNEDRGEGPFSTADAKDGHEVCHGKYGRQNFHLHMPNGDRSDGASRVDSNMFSMDYSPYNSGRIFYRDNWLYYERMMTHLLSLAILFYSNNSYMEKMATQLPPNHYFLYNFLQQDINGLYENNISQICEDFYEVEKKEKTIESKGIEKYHFAFNRMECTLNSFLDEILRKMDSLHLSFESLPIEFSLRRNELIDEVIKSTPNEINDIYLITYKFFDSICSCLDMTSSFNFNYVSKKILSNLNGEGNFHRNVILEMKKINYYITNIHNNIVEYIKDLNSYFKNFFDYAARENLFCEPVLYSYSLFLDYYLTTMDQLMIHLNLHLRYPVSKDSQTSLNHIYKEIKTHANNLGCTIRRFYFKRNIKSDPEFSIIPFFADFNFRLRLADMYNNEKYANFIPLMINIIDYLRALVASIVSLVMLQTVYALLVDTENGHIKDVDAVKALTYLTEYMSHNSSLFAPPLKEKH, encoded by the exons ATGCTTAATAAGGTGATCTGCTTCTTAGCTCCCTTTTACTTGCGCGCACCGTACATTATCGACTTATATGATAATTTCCGTCCGACGGTTTTGCACGAAGGGAACCGGCACAG cAACCACGGCCGCGTTCTCACAGAGTACGTTTCCAGCAATTTCAATGAAGACCGTAAGAGCAGACAAGCCAGTGGGGGCTTGAGGGGGATACGAGAAGAATGCTTTAGGGAGTCGGATCAAGGAAATGAAGACAGGGGGGAGGGACCCTTCTCCACTGCTGACGCGAAGGATGGGCATGAAGTCTGTCATGGAAAGTATGGACGGCAGAATTTTCACCTGCACATGCCGAACGGTGACAGATCAGATGGTGCTAGCAGGGTCGATAGTAATATGTTCAGTATGGACTACAGCCCGTACAACAGTGGGAGGATCTTCTATCGGGATAACTGGTTGTACTACGAGAGAATGATGACGCATCTGCTTAGCCTGGCCATCCTCTTCTACAGCAATAATTCctacatggaaaaaatggccaCGCAACTACCCCCAAATCACTACTTCTTATATAATTTCCTCCAACAAGACATTAACGGATTATATGAAAATAATATCAGCCAAATTTGTGAAGATTTTTatgaagtagaaaaaaaagaaaagacaaTTGAATCGAAaggaattgaaaaatatCACTTTGCCTTTAACCGCATGGAGTGCACATTGAACTCGTTCCTTGATGAAATCCTACGGAAGATGGATTCTCTACACCTAAGCTTTGAGTCCTTACCCATAGAATTTAGCTTGCGAAGGAATGAACTGATAGACGAAGTTATCAAGTCCACTccaaatgaaataaatgatatttatttaataacGTATAAGTTCTTCGACTCCATATGCTCCTGTCTGGATATGACCTCCTCCTTTAACTTCAACTACGTCAGCAAGAAGATACTTAGCAACCTGAACGGAGAGGGAAATTTCCACAGAAATGTCATtttagaaatgaaaaaaataaattactacataaccaacatacataACAATATAGTGGAGTATATAAAGGATTTAAATTCTTATTTCAAGAATTTTTTTGATTATGCCGCTCgggaaaatttattttgcgAGCCTGTGTTGTATTCCTACTCACTCTTTTTGGATTACTACCTAACTACGATGGATCAACTGATGATCCATCTGAACCTTCATTTAAGGTACCCTGTTAGCAAGGATTCGCAAACAAGTCTCAACCATATAtacaaagaaataaaaacgcatgcaaataatttggGCTGCACTATACGACGTTTTTACTTTAAGAGGAATATTAAATCGGACCCCGAGTTTTCTATCATACCTTTCTTCGCAGATTTTAATTTTAGGCTACGCCTAGCAGATATGTATAACAACGAAAAGTACGCCAACTTCATCCCCCTCATGATAAACATTATTGACTACCTCCGCGCCCTCGTGGCTTCCATCGTTTCTCTTGTCATGCTACAAACGGTATATGCCCTTCTTGTGGACACAGAAAATGGGCACATCAAAGACGTCGACGCTGTGAAGGCTCTCACTTACCTCACCGAGTATATGTCTCACAACAGTTCCCTCTTCGCCCCCCCCCTGAAGGAGAAGCACTAG
- a CDS encoding protein phosphatase PPM1, putative has translation MNKPYDKIVKDYPIYVYGKIHDLVEELNRYHQKCYINNEKNVDLWKEFKYKRRKRVRFLSVLDYYANVKNKKWEFDIIPIVFNEDYEILHIGVSMLFDDNFSEEYKSGRYSYIELFICNIEEDSVNQCQSEWAPSLPIRNGNNTGNIMDCLVKVEDLKRIYKEGESLRKISTEIARPCITSENNGKDTDKEGGAITSMHDSYHLEKREVGRKQMGFPLVEDFPRQDEKLPLYSIRNGTIMEAKENLSTMDNEMHAHLLPMRKVNVIQQNDMCTMRSNVSCDSRRVENRFNANKDKEEFLSGYYYKKVEENNWKSGNKSKEDFSTGLGGINDGVEREHEGAYPFSHLRSGVEFNNKERKHTNEDANQVGIHKVAYYKNVKKVNEMEEKTYISSEGGSTRKVINYEYLYSRSESETTYLDDLTRRNRSSNEGDSLQGNANEMDAPEEENKQLSRICSVRSGYTKSTHTTMERSEIVLEGSAAGVVKPIGEINSSGGVATSSGRLPSREFTQFTEHEQITRINHNEIIERSDKVHTVEREEYLMDRYTRTESRNNHNIVTDSSPKEGKGIGADKRNEFKLGFFSSKGNRTYNEDRVITIRDVNEFVQREYKEVIEERENLLSESLEREYYDMLQKTQNVDRSFGCPLAESAAVVPGAVASTPPPYMYCAIYDGHNGEKAVNIIQKLLHLHVHTYYINGNGMSNSLKYAFHKMDEHLCRKTINNEEDNHSNFSSGSTACVSVIFNHMVYIANIGDSRCVLSKNGRAVAVTVDHRAGGNKKEEERIITSGGVLDDEGYLGGCLGVCRGFGSFDKKTKEKLKGLVCEPDLFQIKLTEDDEFLIICCDGIFDVMTSQEAVNTVRASLVESSNPTVAAEALCQLAYKRKALDNLSVVVVIFQSPEMKKKAQSNESANLYSDQATRVRRRIRFSSLKNLIGP, from the exons ATGAATAAGCCATACGATAAAATAGTGAAAGACTACCCTATTTATGTATACGGAAAGATACATGATTTAGTGGAAGAGCTAAATAGGTATCATCAAAAATGTTACAttaataatgagaaaaatgtagATTTGTGGAAGGAGTTTAAGtacaagaggaggaaaagggtACGGTTCCTTTCGGTGTTGGATTATTATGCGAACgttaagaacaaaaaatgggaattcGACATCATTCCAATAGTATTTAATGAGGACTATGAGATTTTGCATATAGGCGTTTCGATGCTCTTCGACGACAATTTTTCTGAAGAGTACAAAAGTGGTAGATACAGCTACATAGAGCTCTTTATTTGTAACATTGAAGAAGACAGCGTGAACCAGTGTCAAAGTGAGTGGGCGCCATCGTTGCCTATcagaaatggaaataacaCAGGCAACATCATGGATTGCCTTGTTAAGGTGGAGGATttgaaaagaatatataagGAGGGAGAAAGTCTCCGTAAAATAAGTACAGAAATTGCTAGACCGTGTATCACCAGTGAAAACAATGGCAAAGACACTGATAAGGAAGGAGGTGCCATTACATCCATGCATGATAGTTACCACTTGGAGAAGAGGGAGGTCGGGAGGAAGCAGATGGGTTTCCCCTTGGTGGAGGATTTCCCCAGGCAAGATGAAAAATTACCACTTTATAGCATTAGAAATGGCACCATCATGGAGGCTAAAGAGAATTTAAGTACCATGGACAATGAGATGCATGCGCACCTATTACCAATGCGAAAGGTAAACGTCATTCAGCAGAATGATATGTGCACGATGAGGAGCAACGTCAGCTGCGATAGCAGGAGAGTCGAAAACAGGTTCAACGCTAATAAGGACAAGGAGGAATTCCTGTCAGGGTATTATTATAAGAAGGTTGAGGAGAATAATTGGAAAAGTGGCAATAAAAGCAAGGAAGATTTTTCTACAGGTCTGGGAGGGATAAACGACGGGGTAGAAAGAGAGCATGAGGGTGCTTACCCGTTCTCGCATCTCCGAAGTGGTGTTGAGTTCAATAATAAAGAGAGGAAGCACACAAATGAGGATGCCAATCAGGTAGGCATTCACAAAGTGGCTTactacaaaaatgtgaagaaagtaaacgaaatggaagagaaaacGTACATTTCATCGGAAGGGGGATCCACAAGGAAAGTGATAAATTACGAGTATCTCTACAGCAGAAGCGAGAGCGAAACGACGTACTTGGATGATCTGACGCGGAGAAATCGTTCGTCCAACGAGGGCGACTCCCTACAGGGGAACGCCAATGAAATGGACGCACCCGAGGAGGAGAATAAGCAGCTTTCCAGAATCTGCAGCGTGAGAAGCGGATACACAAAGAGCACACATACAACCATGGAGAGAAGTGAGATAGTACTGGAGGGAAGTGCAGCGGGAGTGGTTAAGCCGATTGGGGAGATTAACAGCTCGGGGGGAGTCGCAACATCGTCGGGAAGATTGCCCTCTAGAGAGTTCACACAATTCACAGAGCACGAGCAAATTACGCGTATTAACCATAATGAGATAATCGAGCGTAGTGATAAGGTACACACTGTGGAGAGAGAGGAGTATCTGATGGATAGGTATACAAGGACGGAGAGCAGGAACAACCATAATATAGTGACTGACAGTAGTCCTAAGGAAGGTAAGGGTATCGGAGCTGATAAACGAAACGAGTTTAAGCTAGGTTTCTTCAGTTCTAAAGGGAACAGAACGTACAACGAAGACAGAGTAATCACGATTAGGGACGTGAACGAGTTTGTGCAAAGAGAATATAAGGAAGTGATAGAGGAGAGGGAAAATCTGCTCAGCGAATCCCTGGAGAGGGAGTACTACGACATGCTTCAGAAGACGCAGAATGTAGATAGATCGTTCGGATGCCCCTTGGCGGAATCTGCAGCGGTAGTCCCAGGCGCTGTCGCATCGACCCCCCCGCCTTACATGTACTGCGCCATTTACGACGGACACAATGGCGAGAAGGCGGTAAATATTATCCAGAAGTTGTTACATCTGCACGTGCACACGTACTATATAAATGGAAATGGGATGTCAAACTCATTGAAGTATGCCTTCCACAAGATGGATGAGCACTTATGTAGGAAGACaataaataatgaagaagataaCCATTCGAACTTTTCCAGTGGAAGCACAGCCTGCGTGAGTGTCATCTTCAATCACATGGTGTATATAGCAAACATAGGAGATAGCAGATGTGTGCTAAGTAAAAATGGCAGGGCGGTTGCTGTAACGGTGGATCACAGAGCTGGAGGAAATaagaaagaggaggagaGAATTATAACATCTGGAGGGGTGTTAGACGACGAAGGTTATTTAGGTGGCTGTTTAGGAGTATGTAGAGGGTTTGGTTCCTTTGACAAGAAGactaaggaaaaattaaaaggccTTGTTTGTGAACCCGACCTATTTCAAATAAAACTAACAGAGGATGATGAGTTCCTTATTATATGTTGCGATGGAATTTTTGATGTTATGACTTCGCAGGAGGCGGTGAACACAGTGAGAGCTTCTCTAGTGGAGAGTTCTAACCCTACTGTGGCGGCAGAGGCCCTGTGTCAGTTGGCTTACAAAAGGAAGGCCCTAGATAACCTCTCCGTGGTTGTGGTGATTTTTCAGAGCCCcgagatgaagaagaaggcgCAGTCCAATGAAAGCGCGAACTTGTACTCCGACCAAGCTACTCGTGTCCGAAGAAG aataaggttctcgTCCCTGAAGAATTTAATAGGCCCGTGA
- a CDS encoding actin-like protein, putative, producing the protein MNDGEDEGTTEENIPVVILDPGSWIIKMGVATEEMPSLQIPCLYVEKVFSNSREVKFGLEAIEGYTQAKYETAKLEGDEGDELLNVKMTFSDPRHPLSAKDFTDLFHVYNYLVKRLNIRTENYNLLVVIPEKTENLFITNLLNWAFKTHQFASISFIYNCLVASYYYGLKTALVVDLGERGSRVSPVAENHGVFLDSAKSSEIGGHLITKYISNFVKVKDSHVDYTLAQNYKELKSYISLDIDRSIKMNSDCNGLLKPYRIPYSNIYIDPKAEMLSHEIYFQPEFLAHLPGYYYNENLVPLSQLIFDCVCSCPIDLRKQFLNNIILVGGVSDCVNMHERLHKELVHILRLKNYSENTTVHVKNKCMSNIAAYLGCRMYAKTIYHNKNKWVTREDYLSTPNAKVVHRLLMWANVL; encoded by the exons atgaatgatgGAGAGGATGAGGGAACGACGGAGGAAAACATACCTGTCGTGATTTTGGACCCAGGGTCTTG GATCATCAAAATGGGAGTTGCTACGGAGGAAATGCCATCTCTACAAATCCCTTGCTTATATGTAGA GAAGGTTTTTTCCAATTCGAGGGAGGTGAAA TTCGGACTTGAGGCAATCGAAGGATACACCCAAGCGAAATACGAAACAGCCAAATTGGAAGGCGACGAAG GCGACGAActgttaaatgtgaagatgACATTTTCTGACCCTCGGCATCCCTTGAGCGCGAAGGACTTCACAGATTTGTTCCACGTGTACAACTACCTGGTGAAG AGACTAAACATAAGAACAGAAAACTACAACTTACTCGTCGTCATTCccgaaaaaacggaaaactTGTTCATAACTAACTTGCTTAACTGGGCATTCAAGACTCACCAATTCGCATCTATATCCTTTATTTACAATTGTCTCGTGGCGTCCTACTACTACGGATTGAAAACAG CTCTCGTGGTCGACTTAGGCGAAAGAGGAAGCAGAGTATCCCCCGTCGCGGAAAATCATGGGGTTTTCCTGGACAGTGCAAAGAGTTCCGAAATAGGAGGCCACCTAATAACTAAATACATTTCCAATTTTGTCAAAGTGAAGGATAGTCATGTTGACTACACCCTTGCGCAAAATTATAAAGAGTTAAAAAGTTACATAAGTTTAGACATTGATCGGagcataaaaatgaacagcgATTGTAATGGCTTGTTGAAACCTTATAGAATTCCATACAGTAATATTTACATAGACCCCAAGGCTGAAATGTTAAGCcatgaaatttattttcagcCTGAGTTTTTAGCCCACTTACCAGGATATTACTACAACGAAAACCTAGTGCCATTAAGTCAGCTAATTTTCGACTGTGTGTGTTCCTGTCCAATAGATTTACGAAAACAATTTCtgaacaacattattctcgTTGGCGGTGTATCAGATTGTGTAAACATGCACGAACGATTACATAAAGAGTTGGTCCATATTTTGCGGCTTAAAAATTACAGTGAAAATACAACGGTGcacgtaaaaaataaatgtatgtcaAACATAGCCGCTTACCTAGGTTGCAGAATGTACGCGAAAACCATTTACcacaataaaaataaatgggttACACGGGAAGATTACCTCTCGACGCCTAACGCGAAGGTGGTACATAGGCTTTTGATGTGGGCTAACGTTTTGTAG
- a CDS encoding exosome complex component RRP4, putative, with translation MDVRVTTPYDEELEDIEEFNNRILATETLKHKEENVQRSGDEVCPNIKKLVLPGEAILSKKDKGRFLKGSGLYEEDEKYFACIVGTVNYINKLVYVEPLRGKYTGAVGDLLVGKIKDISNDKWVVEIGSYCKALLSISQTNISLFCQRIRLYNDVINMINIYKPNDIIACEVQRILPDGCIILHTRSSIYGKLSNGILITVPQTLIQNQKKHIFVFPCNVQIILGMNGFIWISSPIKKSKETNPNSVDEDIEDNKFEEVDDTTRRNISIISNIIKLLAKYHININYDIITKIYMHYTSNRNNSASYILKPYVSDSYLFSYIDKFAQWG, from the coding sequence ATGGACGTGCGCGTGACGACGCCGTATGACGAAGAACTCGAGGACATCGAAGAGTTCAACAACCGAATACTGGCCACCGAGACGCTAAAGcacaaggaggaaaatgtgcAACGTAGCGGAGACGAGGTGTGCCCGAACATAAAGAAGTTGGTTCTGCCAGGAGAAGCAATCCTGAGTAAGAAGGACAAGGGAAGGTTCTTGAAAGGGAGTGGATTATACGAAGAGGACGAGAAATATTTTGCATGCATCGTAGGTACTGTAAACTATATTAACAAATTAGTATACGTAGAACCATTAAGAGGGAAGTACACAGGTGCAGTAGGAGATCTCCtggttggaaaaataaaagacatAAGTAACGACAAGTGGGTTGTTGAAATTGGCTCCTACTGCAAAGCACTCTTGTCCATATCACAGACAAACATTAGCCTTTTCTGCCAAAGAATAAGACTTTACAATGACGTTATTAATAtgattaatatatataagccGAATGACATTATAGCATGCGAAGTGCAGAGAATTCTGCCCGATGGATGTATCATCTTGCACACCAGATCCTCCATATATGGGAAATTGTCTAATGGGATCCTAATCACAGTTCCGCAAACTTTAATACAGAACCAGAAGAAGCATATTTTTGTCTTCCCTTGTAATGTACAGATAATACTTGGCATGAATGGATTCATTTGGATTTCTTCTCCCATTAAGAAATCCAAGGAGACCAACCCGAACAGTGTCGATGAGGATATCGAAGACAACAAATTTGAAGAGGTGGATGATACGACCAGGAGGAACATCAGCATCATCAGCAACATAATTAAGTTGCTAGCGAAATATCACATTAATATTAATTACGACATCATTACGAAGATTTACATGCATTACACGTCCAACAGGAACAACTCCGCTAGCTATATTTTGAAGCCCTACGTTTCGGATTCCTACCTATTCAGCTACATAGATAAGTTCGCCCAGTGGGGGTGA